In Leifsonia sp. ZF2019, a genomic segment contains:
- a CDS encoding ABC transporter substrate-binding protein — translation MKAKRLLIGASVVAVGALALSGCSGTSDDAGGGKVSMTLWQNSTTGPGQEFWKTAVAGFEKENPNVTIKIQAIQNEDLDGKLQTALNSGDAPDIFLQRGGGKMAAMVQAGQLMDITNKVSADTKKVISEGSFKSETYQDKVWAMPIAVLPGGLWYSKDLFSAAGITEAPATIDDLNSDVSKLKATGVAPIALGAKDAWPAAHWFYWFALRECAPATMEKTADSKSFSDSCWLKAAEDLQNFSDTKPFNDGFLTTSAQQGASSSAGLLANHKAGMELMGAWDPGVIASLTPDQKPLPDLGFYPFPEVQGGKGEPGSIMGGVDGYSCSVKAPKECADFLNYLATTPVQTDYYKAFNAPPVNTEAQKAVTEPYLQDVLAVYNKAPFVSQWLDTVLGQNIGNALNVAVVDMLAGKSDAKGLIQAANDAAKKG, via the coding sequence ATGAAAGCGAAGAGACTCCTCATCGGGGCTTCGGTCGTCGCGGTCGGCGCGCTCGCGCTGAGCGGCTGCAGCGGCACGTCCGACGACGCCGGCGGCGGCAAGGTCAGCATGACCCTCTGGCAGAACTCGACGACCGGTCCCGGTCAGGAGTTCTGGAAGACCGCGGTCGCCGGGTTCGAGAAGGAGAACCCCAACGTCACCATCAAGATCCAGGCCATCCAGAACGAGGACCTCGACGGCAAGCTGCAGACCGCGCTCAACTCGGGTGACGCGCCGGACATCTTCCTGCAGCGCGGCGGCGGCAAGATGGCGGCCATGGTCCAGGCCGGCCAGCTGATGGACATCACCAACAAGGTGTCGGCCGACACCAAGAAGGTCATCTCCGAGGGGTCGTTCAAGTCGGAGACGTACCAGGACAAGGTGTGGGCCATGCCCATCGCCGTCCTGCCCGGCGGCCTCTGGTACAGCAAGGACCTCTTCAGCGCGGCCGGGATCACCGAGGCTCCCGCCACGATCGACGACCTCAACAGCGACGTCAGCAAGCTCAAGGCGACCGGTGTGGCCCCGATCGCCCTCGGCGCGAAGGACGCCTGGCCCGCCGCCCACTGGTTCTACTGGTTCGCGCTGCGCGAGTGCGCCCCGGCGACGATGGAGAAGACGGCCGACTCGAAGAGCTTCTCGGACTCGTGCTGGCTGAAGGCCGCCGAGGACCTGCAGAACTTCTCCGACACCAAGCCGTTCAACGACGGCTTCCTGACGACCTCCGCCCAGCAGGGGGCCTCCAGCTCGGCGGGCCTGCTCGCCAACCACAAGGCGGGCATGGAGCTCATGGGCGCCTGGGACCCGGGAGTGATCGCCTCGCTCACCCCGGACCAGAAGCCGCTTCCCGACCTCGGTTTCTACCCGTTCCCCGAGGTGCAGGGCGGAAAGGGCGAGCCGGGATCGATCATGGGCGGCGTCGACGGCTACTCCTGCTCGGTCAAGGCCCCGAAGGAGTGCGCCGACTTCCTGAACTACCTGGCGACCACCCCGGTCCAGACCGACTACTACAAGGCCTTCAACGCTCCGCCGGTCAACACCGAGGCGCAGAAGGCGGTCACCGAGCCCTACCTGCAGGACGTGCTCGCCGTCTACAACAAAGCCCCGTTCGTCTCGCAGTGGCTGGACACGGTCCTGGGCCAGAACATCGGCAACGCGCTCAACGTGGCGGTCGTCGACATGCTTGCGGGCAAGAGCGACGCGAAGGGCCTCATCCAGGCCGCGAACGACGCCGCCAAGAAGGGCTGA